In a genomic window of Rhododendron vialii isolate Sample 1 chromosome 12a, ASM3025357v1:
- the LOC131309455 gene encoding uncharacterized protein LOC131309455, with the protein MDIQIDYSTYNAQESIRPPDGIFKINVDGSWKKDMGKGGYGIVVRDYRGLFVAASMGFSQWCASSLVAEALAIRQGVHLGFQLGLGSIFVESDAQLLVKMLNGQVTTNQEVEMIIHDIQALSKNFQCCSFSFVRRTGNSVAHVLASKGLSGSGYSLWTESLPLWLLGPLSRDGSPV; encoded by the exons ATGGATATCCAAATAGACTACTCCACGTATAACGCCCAAGAAAG TATTAGGCCTCCAGATGGGATCTTTAAGATTAACGTGGACGGTTCATGGAAGAAAGACATGGGGAAAGGAGGCTATGGTATTGTGGTTAGAGATTATAGAGGTCTTTTTGTTGCTGCTTCTATGGGTTTTTCACAGTGGTGTGCAAGTTCATTAGTTGCTGAAGCTTTGGCAATTCGACAAGGTGTTCATCTTGGCTTCCAACTTGGTTTGGGGTCTATTTTCGTGGAAAGTGATGCTCAATTGCTGGTGAAGATGCTCAATGGCCAGGTCACAACCAATCAAGAGGTGGAAATGATCATTCATGATATTCAAGCCTTAAGCAAAAATTTCCAGTGCTgcagcttttcttttgttcgtaGGACTGGTAATTCGGTTGCTCATGTGTTGGCAAGTAAGGGTTTGAGTGGTTCGGGGTATAGTCTTTGGACTGAATCCCTACCGTTGTGGTTACTTGGTCCCCTTTCGAGGGACGGGTCTCCCGTCTGA
- the LOC131311089 gene encoding uncharacterized protein LOC131311089, translating into MGSLSGILQRPVVAAAAVAFASFSTDLHDKLWLPKSVDNGSSLEHSNSSVSDSSCETKSSWVSNISDSKLANLSFVTRIRVPLPNIPISIPHMDRGSVPCVFYSPVLLNSYQSAELVKSAKPSAYTHHVPISASSSEVLYRWHLPESNAIDMSVNSDCSSVKSRTVVVLLGWLGAKQKHLNRYAEWYTSRGFHAITFTFPMAEILSYQVGGKAEQHIDSLVNHLADWLEEERGKNLVFHTFSNTGWLTYGAVLEKFKKQDPSLMGRIKGCIVDSAPVAAPDPQVWASGFSAAFLKKHSIATKGVTSSNEPGVNLSIGSRTVAEAKPAVTEAALLLVLEKFFEVVLNLPTVNRRLSDVVGLLSSGQPPCPQLYIYSSADRVIPAEFVESFIEEQRRAGREVRACNFVSTPHVDHFRNNPKLYTSQLTQFMEDSVLACCRHSS; encoded by the exons ATGGGTTCGTTGTCTGGAATCCTTCAGCGACCTGtagttgctgctgctgctgtcgCCTTTGCTTCATTTTCCACCGATCTTCATGATAAATTATGGCTTCCCAAATCAGTAGATAACGGTTCCTCCTTGGAGCACTCCAATTCTTCTGTTTCTGATTCATCATGCGAAACAAAGTCGTCATGGGTTTCTAACATATCTGATTCCAAGCTTGCAAACTTGTCATTTGTTACCAGAATACGAGTACCTCTTCCTAACATACCAATTTCAATTCCCCATATGGATCGTGGTTCGGTTCCCTGTGTTTTCTATTCTCCTGTTCTACTCAACTCGTACCAGTCTGCAGAATTAGTCAAGTCAGCAAAACCAAGTGCGTATACGCATCATGTTCCCATCTCTGCCTCATCCTCGGAGGTTCTGTACAGATGGCACCTGCCGGAATCTAATGCCATTGATATGTCAGTGAATTCTGATTGTTCCTCAGTGAAGTCCAGAACAGTAGTTGTTTTGCTTGGATGGTTGGGTGCAAAGCAAAAGCATCTTAACAGATACGCAGAGTGGTATACCTCAAGAGGGTTTCATGCCATTACGTTTACTTTTCCCATGGCTGAGATTCTCAGTTACCAGGTGGGTGGCAAAGCAGAACAGCATATAGATTCTCTTGTTAACCATCTCGCCGATTGGCTGGAAGAGGAGCGTGGAAAGAATCTTGTTTTTCACACTTTCAGCAACACAGGATGGTTAAC ATATGGTGCTGTTCTGGAGAAGTTTAAGAAGCAGGATCCTTCTCTAATGGGACGAATTAAGGGCTGTATTGTTGATTCTGCTCCTGTGGCAGCCCCTGATCCACAG GTTTGGGCGTCAGGTTTCTCTGCTGCTTTCCTGAAAAAGCACAGCATTGCAACAAAAGGAGTTACAAGTTCAAATGAACCAGGTGTGAATTTGTCAATTGGCAGTAGAACAGTTGCAGAAGCAAAGCCTGCAGTGACTGAAGCAGCTTTGCTACTAGTTTTGGAGAAGTTCTTTGAGGTGGTTTTGAATCTTCCTACCGTAAATAG GAGACTCTCCGATGTAGTAGGGTTACTGTCTTCGGGGCAACCACCCTGTCCTCAGTTGTATATTTATAGTTCTGCGGACAGAGTCATTCCTGCAGAATTTGTGGAGTCTTTTATAGAAGAGCAGCGGAGAGCTGGACGTGAGGTCAGGGCATGCAACTTTGTCTCCACACCCCATGTCGATCATTTCAGAAACAACCCGAAATTATATACATCTCAACTCACCCAATTTATGGAGGATTCTGTGCTTGCCTGTTGCAGACATTCTTCCTAA